A part of Sander vitreus isolate 19-12246 chromosome 8, sanVit1, whole genome shotgun sequence genomic DNA contains:
- the golt1bb gene encoding golgi transport 1Bb, translating into MISLTDSQKIGMGLTGFGVFFLFFGMMLFFDKALLAIGNILFVSGLSFVIGLERTFRFFFQRHKAKATSFFLGGVLVVLIGWPIIGVVLEIYGFFLLFRGFFPVAVGFIRRVPVIGSLLSLPGISTLVDKIGESNNMV; encoded by the exons ATGATTTCACTCACGGATTCACAAA AAATTGGGATGGGGCTGACAGGGTTCGGTGTGTTTTTCCTATTCTTTGGGATGATGCTATTTTTTGATAAAGCTCTCCTCGCCATTGGAAAT ATCCTATTTGTGTCAGGCCTGTCCTTCGTCATCGGCCTGGAGCGAACGTTCAGATTCTTCTTCCAGAGACACAAAGCAAAAGCCACCAGCTTCTTCCTGGGAGGAGTGTTGGTGGTTCTGATCGGCTGGCCGATCATTGGAGTCGTTCTGGAGATCTACGGTTTCTTCCTCTTATTCAG AGGATTCTTCCCGGTGGCAGTGGGCTTCATCAGACGAGTACCTGTAATTGGCTCTTTGCTCAGTTTACCAGGGATCAGTACA CTGGTGGATAAAATTGGTGAAAGCAACAATATGGTATAA
- the ldhbb gene encoding LOW QUALITY PROTEIN: L-lactate dehydrogenase B-B chain (The sequence of the model RefSeq protein was modified relative to this genomic sequence to represent the inferred CDS: deleted 1 base in 1 codon) codes for MASLLQKLITPLFSGPPEPPRNKVTVVGVGQVGMACAVSILLRELADELALVDVMEDKLKGEMMDLQHGSLFLKTPKIVADKDYSVTANSRIVVVTAGVRQQEGESRLNLVQRNVNIFKHIVPQIVRYSPDCTIIVVSNPVDVLTYVTWKLSGLPQHRIIGSGTNLDSARFRFLMAEKLGIHCSSFNGWILGEHGDTSVPVWSGTNVAGVNLQTLNPDIGTDCDNENWMETHKMVVDSAYEVIKLKGYTNWAIGLSVADLTESLIRNMNRIHPVSTMVKGMYGISEEVYLSLPCVLNSGGVASVINMTLTDEEVAQLQASANTLWDIQKDLQSV; via the exons ATGGCCTCATTGCTGCAAAAGCTGATCACCCCGCTG TTCAGTGGTCCTCCTGAGCCCCCCAGGAATAAAGTGACAGTGGTGGGCGTGGGCCAGGTTGGCATGGCCTGTGCTGTCAGCATCCTGCTCAGG GAGCTGGCTGATGAACTGGCCCTGGTGGATGTGATGGAGGACAAGCTGAAAGGAGAGATGATGGACCTGCAGCATGGCAGCCTCTTCCTCAAAACCCCAAAAATAGTTGCAGACAAAG ACTATTCTGTGACAGCAAACTCCCGCATCGTAGTGGTGACAGCTGGAGTCCGTCAGCAGGAGGGAGAGAGCAGGCTGAACCTTGTCCAGAGAAACGTCAACATCTTTAAACACATCGTCCCTCAGATCGTCAGATACAGCCCCGACTGCACCATTATTGTGGTTTCCAACCCAG TTGATGTGCTGACTTATGTAACCTGGAAATTGAGCGGCCTTCCCCAGCACCGCATCATCGGCAGCGGCACCAACTTGGACTCGGCACGCTTCCGCTTCCTGATGGCCGAAAAACTGGGAATCCACTGCAGCAGCTTCAACGGCTGGATCCTGGGAGAACATGGAGACACCAGTG tgCCTGTGTGGAGTGGAACAAACGTGGCTGGAGTCAACTTGCAGACGTTAAACCCGGACATCGGCACTGACTGTGACAATGAGAactggatggaaacacacaagATGGTGGTGGACAG TGCCTACGAGGTGATCAAACTGAAAGGTTACACCAACTGGGCCATCGGTCTGAGTGTAGCTGACCTGACAGAAAGCCTCATCAGGAACATGAACAGGATTCATCCTGTTTCCACCATGGTGAAG GGCATGTATGGGATCAGTGAGGAGGTGTATCTGAGTTTGCCCTGCGTGCTGAACAGCGGAGGTGTGGCCAGTGTGATCAACATGACCCTGACAGATGAAGAGGTGGCCCAACTGCAAGCCAGTGCCAACACGCTGTGGGACATCCAGAAGGACCTGCAGAGCGTCTAA
- the tmpob gene encoding thymopoietin b: MAEFLEDPSVLTKDKLKNELTVNNVPLPSGEHKKEVYVQLYLKNLTILNNKKSPPADTFSSDEELPAPVVSNKSRSGRKATKKTDKPRTEEVEVTDLTDEDLKQQLAKHGVDSGPIVATTRKLYEKKLQKLLEQPPAEPEAPTDVTALPKADSNQNGNTNSDQYSDKEDEEIAAPEPEPVPVVEKPVRSRGKAPVTVRTSSRRQTKVVDEMITEETPKKASDSVVEDILANEISTPTGMSATCRRPIRGAAGRPLKPSEYWLDESRVQHSVHTDTRSYSESFSRAGSSISSSKAPARRGFLSMLLKLLLLVVVGGSLFYVYQNLGADNINTLKGLLDSVVVPLQGVVNNAATYLGIGSSAGATEGTGK, encoded by the exons ATGGCAGAATTTCTCGAAGATCCGTCGGTTCTCACGAAAGATAAGCTGAAGAATGAGCTCACAGTCAACAATGTGCCACTTCCCAGCGGAGAGCATAAAAAAGAAGTGTATGTGCAGCTGTATCTGAAAAACTTAACCATACTGAATAATAAGAAGAGCCCGCCTGCGGACACCTTCTCCAGCGACGAAGAGTTACCTGCTCCCGTGGTGTCCAACAAAAGTCGATCTGGAAGA aaagcTACCAAAAAGACAGACAAGCCTCGCACAGAGGAAGTGGAGGTGACAGATCTCACTGATGAAGATTTAAAACAGCAGCTGGCCAAACATGGTGTGGACTCAGGACCCATTGTTG CCACCACCCGTAAATTGTATGAGAAGAAGCTGCAGAAGCTTTTGGAACAGCCTCCAGCTGAACCTGAAGCTCCTACAGACGTCACAGCTCTCCCCAAGGCAGACAGTAACCAGAATGGCAACACAAATTCTGACCAGTACAGTGACAAGGAAGACG AGGAGATTGCTGCCCCTGAGCCAGAGCCAGTTCCTGTCGTGGAGAAGCCTGTGAGGAGCAGAGGGAAAGCTCCAGTTACCGTCAGAACCAGCAGCAGACGACAAACCAAG GTGGTGGACGAAATGATTACTGAAGAAACCCCTAAGAAGGCCAGCGATAGTGTTGTTGAAGATATTCTTGCTAATGAAATAAGCACACCAACAGGCATGAG TGCGACCTGCAGGCGTCCGATCCGAGGGGCAGCTGGTCGACCTTTAAAACCAAGTGAATACTGGCTGGATGAGTCCCGTGTGCAGCACAGCGTCCACACTGACACCCGCTCTTACTCGGAGTCTTTCTCCAGAGCGGGCAGCTCCATCTCTTCAAGCAAAGCACCAGCCCGACGGGGCTTCTTGTCTATGTTGCTCAAGCTCCTGCTCCTTGTTGTGGTGGGTGGTTCTCTCTTCTATGTCTACCAGAACCTGGGCGCCGATAACATCAACACCCTCAAAGGCCTCCTGGACAGCGTCGTTGTCCCCCTTCAGGGCGTTGTGAACAACGCAGCCACCTACCTGGGCATCGGCAGCAGTGCCGGTGCTACAGAGGGCACCGGCAAGTAA